In one window of Candidatus Avedoeria danica DNA:
- a CDS encoding tetratricopeptide repeat protein, with the protein MLQVRLFGRFEAHTAAAPVPLPARRDALRLWQYLLVHRSVPTSRDVVASALWPDAPADKARGYLRINLHALMAVLSDIDPAATWLVRDAKSLRWNEAAPAWVDLDEFESLGRQVAVIGGRDGDNHVNVLARMVELYQGDLLGDAQDEWIAPARSHARAEVIRALDRLAEVQRGAGELEASATSLDRLLAFDPLNESAACRRMEIHAAAGNQSAAMAVYQRLSAALRSTLDIDPSAETAAVVARIATDAQRTDPSPQAAPPVTPRLPTPISRFIGRQRELQAILGLVRTERLVTVLGTGGAGKTRLAIEVARGVGIGFEDGVCFVDLTRLTVGDDPWAETARSLGISLSGGRSPAEQVCAHLHSLGMLIVLDNCEHVLVGIAQLAAQLLVTAPSVHILATSRSPLGVDGEFRWPIPPLGLPGARRLGNDVSEGPAEAVELFVERVRSIRSRFTPSAEEFPFIEAICHRLDGLPLAIELAAARANVLSIRDLSQRLESGFRLLRLDTASLPERHRTIDACIDWSVQLTGAGEQGLLARLSVFPSTFTLEATEVVCVDDSAAKGSVLDGLARLVDVGLVSVIDDPVSSRRFRLLQPIRAYAEVTVEAEVRHLSQERHAAYFLERAERVERHLLEQRDEGVDHDLDLEVPDFRAALDTLSRAGDAEPALRLCGAIWRLWYERGNCTYERRHLDDLLAATPGTVSRLTEGRGWMAAGALAYGQGDQASAEHHFARAVDALSQASDVNSLARSLEYLGIVRMVRGEPEQAQRSFQRLVEVLGDHAEPSRLVGARHRVAQIQASQGDLPAAHATLNECMATTEVLPFELTLDIRESLARVLYLLGNFAVAKEQVEQGLLDARGIHRKRKVLLWQILQGLVSSALGEYEAANTTLRDVAAAWRADGDLREIARAYHNLAEVALAQGDHPTARTYLNESRRRKVEANDLWGLVFTDIGLATLSHETGAFAEALATATGATADARERQDKCLIAWALQTAARAAIALDRMDEAAAALGECAALLAITCEQRRIAMALERAALLANARGEHAAAARLLGAAEGIRTAIGSPPTHGEAADREACGAGVREAIGDAAFDGEADAGRLMSQPEALAMVAQLCDDLALSA; encoded by the coding sequence ATGCTGCAGGTTCGGCTTTTTGGTCGATTTGAAGCCCACACGGCCGCGGCTCCGGTGCCGCTTCCCGCGCGTCGGGATGCGCTTCGGTTGTGGCAATACCTTCTCGTGCACCGCTCTGTGCCGACGTCGCGCGACGTCGTCGCGTCCGCGCTCTGGCCGGACGCGCCCGCCGACAAGGCGCGCGGGTATCTCCGGATCAACCTGCACGCCCTGATGGCCGTGCTGTCCGACATTGATCCGGCGGCGACATGGCTGGTTCGAGATGCAAAGTCGCTGCGGTGGAACGAAGCGGCACCGGCATGGGTGGACCTGGACGAGTTCGAGTCTCTTGGGCGCCAGGTCGCGGTGATCGGCGGGCGGGACGGGGACAACCACGTTAACGTCCTGGCGCGGATGGTGGAACTGTACCAGGGCGATCTGCTGGGCGACGCGCAGGACGAATGGATTGCTCCCGCCCGCAGTCACGCCCGGGCCGAGGTCATCCGCGCGCTCGATCGACTGGCAGAAGTCCAGCGGGGTGCAGGAGAACTCGAGGCGAGCGCCACGTCGCTGGACCGGCTGCTGGCGTTCGATCCGCTCAACGAGTCCGCTGCGTGCCGGCGGATGGAGATCCATGCCGCAGCGGGGAATCAGTCGGCGGCCATGGCTGTATACCAGCGCCTGTCTGCGGCGCTGAGGTCCACGCTCGACATCGACCCGTCCGCAGAAACCGCCGCGGTGGTCGCCCGGATCGCCACCGACGCCCAGCGCACCGACCCGAGCCCGCAAGCAGCGCCACCTGTTACCCCGCGCCTTCCGACCCCGATCAGCCGCTTCATCGGTCGCCAGCGCGAGCTCCAGGCGATCCTCGGGCTCGTGCGGACGGAGCGGCTCGTCACAGTGCTCGGCACGGGCGGTGCGGGCAAGACACGGCTGGCGATCGAGGTCGCGCGGGGCGTGGGGATCGGGTTCGAGGACGGCGTGTGCTTCGTGGATCTCACCCGGCTCACCGTCGGCGACGATCCGTGGGCGGAAACGGCGCGGAGCCTCGGCATCTCGCTTTCCGGTGGCCGGTCCCCGGCAGAGCAAGTCTGCGCGCACCTTCATTCGCTGGGTATGCTGATCGTACTCGACAACTGCGAACACGTGCTCGTCGGCATTGCCCAGCTCGCGGCCCAGCTCTTGGTGACCGCTCCAAGCGTGCACATCTTGGCGACGTCGCGCTCGCCTCTCGGTGTCGACGGCGAGTTCCGGTGGCCGATCCCCCCACTTGGACTTCCGGGTGCCCGTCGATTGGGCAACGACGTGTCCGAGGGCCCGGCCGAAGCGGTGGAGCTTTTCGTCGAGCGCGTGCGCTCGATCCGTTCGCGCTTTACCCCTTCTGCGGAGGAGTTCCCCTTCATCGAGGCGATCTGTCATCGATTGGACGGGCTGCCGCTGGCGATCGAGCTCGCCGCCGCCCGCGCCAACGTCCTCTCCATCCGCGACCTGTCGCAACGGTTGGAGAGCGGGTTCCGGCTTCTCCGCCTCGACACGGCGAGCCTGCCCGAACGGCATCGAACAATCGACGCCTGCATCGACTGGAGCGTGCAACTGACGGGTGCCGGCGAGCAGGGACTTCTGGCCCGGCTGTCCGTGTTCCCATCCACGTTTACGTTGGAGGCCACAGAGGTCGTATGTGTTGACGACTCAGCCGCCAAGGGCTCCGTGCTCGACGGGCTGGCACGCCTCGTCGACGTCGGTCTGGTCAGTGTGATCGATGATCCGGTCAGCAGCCGGCGCTTCCGGTTGCTGCAACCGATCCGGGCCTACGCTGAGGTGACCGTGGAGGCAGAGGTTCGGCACCTCTCGCAAGAGCGACATGCCGCATATTTCCTCGAACGTGCGGAGCGCGTGGAACGTCACCTGCTCGAGCAACGGGACGAAGGGGTCGATCACGACCTCGACCTCGAAGTTCCGGACTTCAGAGCTGCGCTCGACACGCTGAGCCGCGCTGGGGACGCGGAACCCGCCCTCCGCCTGTGCGGTGCGATCTGGCGACTGTGGTACGAGCGCGGCAACTGCACCTATGAGCGCCGCCACCTCGACGATTTGCTGGCTGCGACGCCCGGGACCGTTTCTCGGCTCACCGAAGGGCGTGGGTGGATGGCGGCGGGCGCCCTCGCTTATGGCCAAGGCGACCAGGCGAGCGCCGAACATCACTTCGCGCGCGCGGTCGACGCGCTGTCGCAGGCATCCGACGTGAACTCGCTCGCGCGCTCCCTCGAATACCTCGGGATCGTACGCATGGTGAGAGGCGAGCCAGAGCAGGCCCAACGGTCCTTTCAGCGTTTGGTCGAAGTGCTCGGCGACCACGCCGAGCCCAGTCGCCTGGTCGGCGCACGCCATCGCGTGGCGCAGATCCAGGCATCGCAGGGCGACCTTCCCGCGGCGCATGCAACGTTGAACGAGTGCATGGCTACGACGGAAGTGCTTCCGTTCGAGTTGACGCTGGACATTCGGGAGAGCCTCGCTCGCGTCCTCTACCTCCTCGGGAACTTCGCTGTCGCCAAAGAGCAGGTGGAACAGGGTCTGCTGGATGCACGCGGAATCCACCGAAAGCGAAAGGTTCTGCTTTGGCAGATCCTCCAAGGGCTCGTCTCGTCGGCGTTGGGAGAGTACGAAGCGGCGAACACCACGCTGCGCGATGTTGCCGCCGCTTGGCGCGCCGACGGAGACTTGAGAGAAATCGCCCGCGCCTATCACAACCTGGCGGAGGTCGCGCTCGCCCAAGGCGACCACCCCACCGCTCGCACCTATCTCAACGAAAGCCGCCGCCGAAAGGTCGAAGCCAACGACCTATGGGGCCTCGTGTTCACCGACATCGGCCTCGCCACCCTTTCCCACGAAACCGGCGCCTTCGCCGAGGCCCTTGCCACTGCCACCGGCGCGACGGCCGACGCCCGCGAGCGCCAGGACAAGTGCCTCATCGCCTGGGCCCTTCAGACCGCCGCCCGCGCCGCCATCGCGCTCGACCGCATGGACGAGGCGGCCGCGGCGCTCGGCGAGTGCGCGGCGCTCCTGGCCATCACGTGCGAGCAGCGCCGGATCGCGATGGCCCTCGAGCGCGCCGCCTTGTTGGCCAATGCCCGCGGCGAACACGCCGCCGCCGCCCGCCTCCTCGGCGCGGCCGAGGGCATCCGCACCGCCATCGGCAGCCCGCCCACGCACGGCGAGGCGGCCGACCGGGAGGCGTGCGGCGCGGGCGTGCGCGAGGCCATCGGCGACGCGGCGTTCGACGGCGAGGCCGACGCCGGGCGGCTGATGTCGCAGCCGGAAGCGCTGGCGATGGTCGCGCAGCTGTGCGACGACCTCGCGCTCTCGGCATGA